The genomic window CGTCATCGATTGCGAGCGCCCGGCCATCGTCAGCCGCTGCGCCGGGGAACGCGGCGAAGTTGCGACACCACAGCTCATCGCCGGCGGAGGAATATTTGCAGGTGAAGACGGAAGCGGTTGATAAATCAGCTGCGATACCCGTCACGCCAAGATTGCCCTCGGAGTCCAGGGCGAGGGCGTTGGCGGCGAGCTTCTCATAAGGCGCCGCCGTCTTGGTGCGCAGCCAACCGAAGGAGCCATCGCCATTGAACTTGGCGATGACCCAGTGCTCGGCCTCCTGTTCGCCGTAGATCTTGCCGCCGCAATAAATGTTGCCGGCCGAGTCACTCACCCAGTCGTAAATCCAGATGCCGAGGTCACAAGTTTCGGTGTAGCGGCGCATCCAGAGCGTATCGCCGGCCGGGGTACATTTGATGATCTGGATGCATGAATTGGCACCGACCTGATGCCAACCGGGCAGGAAGAAATTGCCGTCGCCGGAAGGCAGCAAAGTGCGGACAGCATCGCCACCGTGGTCGGGGCTGTCGAAGGACTTCATCCAGAGCCGTTGGCCCGAGGGAGTGTACTTGAACAGAAGGACATCCGCGTTGCCGGACGGGACCGAGTTGCCGTTTGCAGCAAGGTAGGAATTGCCGGTCGCGTCGACGATAATCCCCGTCGGATTGATATTGGTGACGGTGGAGTCGGTACAGAAATCTGTCCATACCGTCCGCGGCTGCTGGCCCATGACTGCACATGTCGCGAGGATTACAAGGCCGGCTGTAAAGAATTGTTTTCGCATAGTAACTTCCTATTCACCCGTAAGAAGTTTCATCACACCTCACGGGCAGGCGGCGCAGGGCGCCAGGCCAGCAGAGAAGATATAGTTGATCAGGTAAACGGCGTCAGAGATGTTGACGGCAGCGCTGCAGTCGGCATCGCCGGCCAGCAGCGGAATCGGCGCCGGACCGCCGGAGAAGATGTAGGCAATCAAGTAGACTACATCGGAAATCGTGACGGCACCGGAGCCGTCGGCATCGCCGCAGAGATACGGCGCGGGCACGGCATTCAGGAAGACCGAGACATTGTCAGAAAACGAATTGGCGACCGCAATGTCAAGGGAGCGATTGTTGTCGAGATCGACGGCACAGATGCCCCGCGGGCCGTCGCCGGCGGCCAAAGTTGCCGCAACTGAGAAGACCCCGCCGGTATTCTCGAGGACGGTGGCGTTATCCGATCCTTCGTTGGCAGTCAGGAGATCGAGGTCCAGGTCGCCGTCCAGGTCAGCGGCGCGGATACATTTGGGGCCGACGCCGACGCTGTAGGTGCTGTCGACGCTGAACGCGCCACCGGAATTGGCCATGAGGACGACCTGGTTAATGTTGGCACAGGCGACCGCCAGATCGAGGTCGCCGTCGAGATCAAAATCGCCGCCGTCGAGCGCCCAGGGACCATCGCCGACAGCATAGTCGGTGCGGGGGGCAAAGGTGCCGTCACCGTTATTCATAAAGACGGAAATGTTGTCCGGGGTGAAGTTGGTAATGGCAATATCGAGATCGGAGTCGCCATCAAGCTTGCCGACAAAGACGCCGAAGGGCCCGGACGGAGTGGCATAACCGACGCCCGGCGCGAAACCGCCGCTGCCGTCATTGAGGCAGACGACAACCAGATTCGAGACGGTGCTGGTGGTGACCAAGTCAATCGCGTTATCGCCGTTGACGTCGGCGGCGTAGAGGGCGATCGTGCCGATGCCGGTGACGGCGTAGGGAGTCGGGACAGCAAATGCACCGGCGCCGAGGTTGTCCAGGACGTTGATCTGCGCCGGACTTTCGTTGCAGACCGCAAGTTCCGGCAGCGCGTCGTTATTGAGTCGCGCCGAGACGAGCCATCGCGGCCGTCCGCCGGCAGCGAAATTCGTAAATGACGGGAAGACACCTCCGCCGGAATTCAGCAAGACGGAAAGATTATCAGCGAGGAGGTTGGCCGTAGCCAGGTCGATTTTGCCGTCGAGATCGAAATCGGCAGCGGCGATCGAGATCGGGTAATCACCCGCACCATAATTCAGGGCCGGATTGAAGGCGATCGAGTCGGTCGCAGCCGATGCCGATGCCGTCACGAGGAAGGTGAGACCGGCCAGCAGCAGCATCATGAACAGGCGCATAAAGATTCCTTTCCGCAAGAGGATTCTCGGAAGTACGGTTGCTCGCGACGGGTCATCATGCAGCACCAATCAGGCGGGGCAGGGAAGGTGAGCGCGCCCGACCCTGAATTGTGGTGGAAATGATCTGTCGCGAAAAGTCCGCGGGTTGAGATTCCCGCGAGAAACGTCTCTAATATAAGCAACGTTAGCGGCGAGTCAAGGCACGACTACGCGGGCGGAAGAGGTGTCGTTCGCCGATTCAGCGAGGACTGCGATCAGACCAGGTCCAGCCGGCTACGGGCAGGCGGCGCAGGGCGCGGGGCCGCCGGCGAAGACGTAGTTGATCAAGTAGACGGCGTCGGAGATGCTAAGCGCGCCGCTGCAGTCGGCATCACCGGCCAGGAGCGGATTCGGCGTCGGACCACCGGCGAAGATGAAATTGATCAAATACACGGCATCGGAAATGTTCACCGCTCCGGAGCGATCGGCGTCGCCACAGAGATAATCACAGACATCGCCAATACCGTCGGAGTCAGCGTCGGCCTGGTCGGCATTGGCCATCATCGGACAATTATCACAGGGGTCCCCGTAGCCGTCGGCATCCTGATCCGAATTCGTGGCGGTGGGCAGGTTCGGGCAATGATCCAGCGGACAAGTGTTCAACGGGAAGCCGGGGTTGCCGAAGCCGTCACCATCGCTGTCGGTGCACGAGTCGCACAGATCGCCGCTGCCGTCGCTGTCGAGGTCGGCCTGGTCGGCATTGGCCACGGTGGGACAGTTGTCGCAAGCGTCGCCGCGACCGTCAGAGTCGCCATCGGATTGAGCCGGGTTGGCCAGGCCGGGGCAATTGTCGGTGTTATTGGCAGCACCGTCACCATCGCTGTCATAGATGACGTAAGCGTACAATTGGCCGGCGGCGATGGAATCGACGCGGATGGTGATGCCGGTCGGGCCGTAGTAGCCGTCACTGTTGGGCGTGGTGGTCGGGCTGAAGAGGTTTTGACCGGCGACGTCGGCGGAGAAAGCGGCACCCTTGCGCGATTCGTAGGGATACCACCACTGGGCGGAATCGGTGGCATGCCCTTCCGGATTGGTGGTTACGCCGTGAGCCGGGTTGTAGCCGGCATCCTCGATTGCCACCGTATAGTGCGGATAGACCGGAGTCCCGGAGTTGATGCGCCAGTATGGGGCGCCGAGGGAGTCATGAACGTGCGTAATAATCAAGCCGCGATCGAGCGGATCGCAGGCGAAGGTCAAGTCGGGCCAGAAGTAGCACGAGAAGTCGGAGTCGAGTTTGTCGTAACGCGCAGTTGACTGCGGGTCGCGGAATTCGAGCAGGAAGTACTCGCCGCGGGAGTCATCGATCACCAGTTTGTAGAGTGAATTGACCGGTGTCGTCTCGATGCTGTTGAGCACGAGGTTGTATTCCCCGCCGGACAGCGATGTTGGGGTATTCCAGCCGGCTTCCTTGCGGCACCAGCCGGAGTGGTGCGACGGAATCCGGGACTTGATCGAGAGGATTCCATAGCCGCCGTAGCCCATGACGCACCAGTCGTAGACCGGGTGGTCGTTGTCATCGTTCGGGGTATAGAAGGTCGGCACCTCCAGTTTGGCGTCGTAGTCGTAAAGGTCGGGCAAGCCGATGTTGTGCGCGAGTTCGTGGACGAAGACGCGGATGTAGTTGAGCGAGTCGAGTCCGAGGAACTGCGGCGGATTGTCAGGATCGCGCAGGGGGCGCGTTTCAGGAGAAGTATTCCAGTACGAGACGCGTTTACCGTCGAACGGTCCGGGCCCGGCACCGGGGGCGTATGATCGCGCGAAGGACCAGATGTCATCGAAATTGCCGGAA from Candidatus Zixiibacteriota bacterium includes these protein-coding regions:
- a CDS encoding VCBS repeat-containing protein, encoding MRLFMMLLLAGLTFLVTASASAATDSIAFNPALNYGAGDYPISIAAADFDLDGKIDLATANLLADNLSVLLNSGGGVFPSFTNFAAGGRPRWLVSARLNNDALPELAVCNESPAQINVLDNLGAGAFAVPTPYAVTGIGTIALYAADVNGDNAIDLVTTSTVSNLVVVCLNDGSGGFAPGVGYATPSGPFGVFVGKLDGDSDLDIAITNFTPDNISVFMNNGDGTFAPRTDYAVGDGPWALDGGDFDLDGDLDLAVACANINQVVLMANSGGAFSVDSTYSVGVGPKCIRAADLDGDLDLDLLTANEGSDNATVLENTGGVFSVAATLAAGDGPRGICAVDLDNNRSLDIAVANSFSDNVSVFLNAVPAPYLCGDADGSGAVTISDVVYLIAYIFSGGPAPIPLLAGDADCSAAVNISDAVYLINYIFSAGLAPCAACP
- a CDS encoding thrombospondin type 3 repeat-containing protein, with the translated sequence MGYGGYGILSIKSRIPSHHSGWCRKEAGWNTPTSLSGGEYNLVLNSIETTPVNSLYKLVIDDSRGEYFLLEFRDPQSTARYDKLDSDFSCYFWPDLTFACDPLDRGLIITHVHDSLGAPYWRINSGTPVYPHYTVAIEDAGYNPAHGVTTNPEGHATDSAQWWYPYESRKGAAFSADVAGQNLFSPTTTPNSDGYYGPTGITIRVDSIAAGQLYAYVIYDSDGDGAANNTDNCPGLANPAQSDGDSDGRGDACDNCPTVANADQADLDSDGSGDLCDSCTDSDGDGFGNPGFPLNTCPLDHCPNLPTATNSDQDADGYGDPCDNCPMMANADQADADSDGIGDVCDYLCGDADRSGAVNISDAVYLINFIFAGGPTPNPLLAGDADCSGALSISDAVYLINYVFAGGPAPCAACP